The Thermovirga sp. genome includes the window CGAGGCCACCACCACGGCCATCAGGGAGGCCATGAGGGAGACCCTAGAGTGGCGCTACGACGACATCCTGGGTTACGAGATACCGAAGTCGCTGCCGGTGCCCCAAGGGGAGGAACTCGATCCCTACCGGTGGTACTCCCGGGAGGAGTACGCCTCCATGATCGGGGACCTCCGGAAGGAAAGGCGGGAGCACCTGCAGCAGTTCAAAGGCCTGGCTCCCGAGATCATCGACGGGGTCTGACCAGAGGGATCAAAGCGCGAAAAAAGCGGAGTCAAAGCCCTTTCTGGACCGCCCTCTCCCAGGTGCTCCCGAGGTGGCAGGCCTCGCCCATGACGAGGACCTCCAGGCCCCGGGGCGTCTCTTCGAGGAGGGTGATGCTGCCGTTTCCCAGGCGGAACCTCCAGAAGCTGCTCAAGGGGCATTCGAAGATCCGGCAGAGGAGGACCTTGAGGACCGCATCGTGGGAGAAAAGAGCCACGGTGTTCCCCGATCCCGCCAGGATCTCGCCAAAGGTCATCCAGGCGCGACCCGACACGTCCTGGAGGCTCTCCCCCTCCGGCATGGTTACCTCTCCGGGGCTGGAGTGCCAGAGGGTGAGCATCCCCGGCCACAGGTTTTCGACTTCCCCGGCGGTGTGCCCCTCCCAGAGTCCGTGGTCTATCTCGCTCAAGCCCTGATGGGTCTCAAGGCTCATTCCCAGGAGAGAAGCCGTCGCTCTCGCCGTTTGGGCGGCACGGGAGAGGGGGCTTGACACCACCCTGTCCACGGAAGCGGAAAGAAGCGCCTCCGCAACGGCCCGGGCCTGCCTACTCCCCAGGGCGTTCAGGGGTATGTCCCTCTTGCCCTGGAAGCGCCCTTCCCGGTTCCAGTCAGTCTCCCCGTGCCTTACCAGGAATAGCCGCTTCATCTAGAGGTCCTCCGTGAAGCGGACCTTCACCGCCCAGAGCAGGTCCACGTCCTTTTTCAGTTCCTCCAGGACCCGTAGGGGGACGTCATCGTCGATCTGCAGGGCCCCGACGGCCAGTCCGCTTCCGTTTCTGCGCCCCAAGGCGAAGTTAGCTATGTTGGTGCCCGCCTTTCCCAGGAGGGTCCCCACCTTCCCTATCACGCCGGGACGGTCGTGGTTGCTGAAAAGCAGCACCGTGCCCTCGGGGATGAATTCTATCCAGTAGCCGCCGATGTTGACCACCCTCTGGCGCCCCTCCTCGGTTATCGTCCCCGCCACGGATATGCCCTCCCCGGAGCCGGGCGAAAGGAGTTCCAGTTCGACCTGGTTGCGCCAGGTCCCGGGGGCCGTGCGGATCTCCTCGATTCCGATCCCCTTGTCCTCCGCCAACAGCGGAGCCGACATGTAGTTCACCTCGGGGCCGTGGGAATACTCCAGGTAGCCCTTGAGCCCTGCCACGGTGAAGGGTGAGAAGTGGTAGGGGATCTCGAAGCACACTGGTTCGTCGGCCGGCGAGAAGAGGGGCCCCCGCAGGCTGACCTTCAGCAGCACCGCCGGGTCCCGGGAAAGATGGGCGGCAAGGAAGCCGAGCTTGCGGGCCAGCGAGAGGAAGGCCCTGGTGCCCTCGGAGAGGGATTGTTCCACGAAGGGGAGGTTCACGGCGTTCTCGCAGGGTTTCCCCTTCAGGGCGGCGAGAAGGTTTGAGCAAGCTATGACGGCTACCGCCGACTGGGCCTCCTCGGTGTTGGCCCCGATGTGGGGTGTAAGGATCACTCTCTCTCTTATGTCCTCGGCCATGAGTGGGTTATCGGCCGTCGGCGGCTCGCCGTCGAAGACATCGACGGCGGCCCCGGCCAGCTGTCCCGAGCGCAGGGCTTCGGCGCAGGCCGCCTCGTCCACCAGCCCACCCCTGGCACAATTGACCAGGTAGGCCCCTGGCCGGCAGGCTTTTATCGCTTTCCTGGCGATCATTCCCCGGGTTTCTGCCGTGAGGGGAACGTGCAGGGTGATCACGTCGGCCAATGAGAGGGCTCCCTTGAGATCGTCCATCAGTCGGACCCCGGCCCTCTCGGCCTTGGTCGGCGAGACGTAGGGGTCATAGGCGGAAGCCTCCATGCCGAAAGCCCTGCAGCGGATGGCCACCTGGGTGCCTATCCGGCCGAGGCCGATGACGAGAAGTTTTTTGCCCGAAAGCTGGCGGCCCAGGAAACGGCTCCTCTTCCACTCCCCCGAGGTCACCGAACTGAAGGCCTGGGGTATCTTCCTGACCAAGGACAGCATCATGGCCATGGTATGCTCCGTTGCCGCCAGGGTGTTCCCGGTGGGGGCGTTTATGACCACGACGCCCCTGCGGCTCGCTTCGGCCAGGTCGATGTTGTCCAGTCCCACGCCGGCCCTGGCAGCCGCCCGCAGTTTTTTCGCGGCCTCCAGGATCTCGGGGTCGAGGGGAGTCCCGCTACGGGTGATCATCCCGTCCACATCGGCCACTTCCGCCAGGAGTTCCTCCCTGGCGAGGCCGGTTTTGACCAGCAACTTCACCTCGGGGTCCTGGCGGAGCACGTCGAGCCCTGCCTCGGAGATCTTTTCCGTAACCAGCACCTTCAGCATGATTCCTTTCCCCCCCTGTTCCACGTCTGCAGTGCTTTTTCCAGGAATCCATCCCTGGCGTCGATCCCGCATTTCCTGGCGGCTCCGAAGACACCCCCGGCCAGGAGACAGACCTCAGGCCAACCGCCGGGGTTGTAGTGGGCGATGCGCAGGGTGCCGCCCTCCCTGCCCTGTCCCTCGGCGACGGTGATGCCCATCTCCTCCAGGGCCTGCTTCACCGGCCGTTCCTTCCCGGCCGGTATCTCCAGGGCGGTCATGACCGGCGAACGAAATTCCTGTTCCCCCACGAAGAGTTCAAGTCCCATTCCTTCGCAGGCGGCCTCGAAGGAGCGAGCTTTTCTCCTGGTCCTGCTGAACCAGGGCCCCCACCCGAAACCCCCGAGGAAACGGAGCGACTCGGCCAACCCGTAAAAGACGCTGACGGGAGGCGTGAAAGGGTTTTGGGGCCTGCTTTTGTTCAGGAACCTCCTGTGAAGCGCCAGGTCGAAGAAGTAGGAAGGGCAGGCGTCCCGCTTGGTCCTTTCCCACCCCCGTTCCGACAGGTAGACCACGGCCAGGCCCGGGGGGGCGAGAAGCCCCTTCTGTGAGCAGGAGGCGAGGCCGTCGATCCTCCACCTCGACGGATAGCAGGGCATGGCGCCGAGGGAAC containing:
- a CDS encoding phosphoenolpyruvate carboxykinase; this translates as EATTTAIREAMRETLEWRYDDILGYEIPKSLPVPQGEELDPYRWYSREEYASMIGDLRKERREHLQQFKGLAPEIIDGV
- a CDS encoding alanine--glyoxylate aminotransferase family protein — protein: MTQHLYTPGPVDVPFCSRQAGAGPMISHRSDEWSDLLKEVDGRLGRLLDVKDPVVLLPGSGTGALEALAANLLAPGSEVVSFSCGTFGDRFRDIVSRRGAKIVAFDAPRGEGFKKEHVWEALKKYPGSDALLFTHNETSTGVANPLEDLLSEVPSEGPLVLVDAVSSLGAMPCYPSRWRIDGLASCSQKGLLAPPGLAVVYLSERGWERTKRDACPSYFFDLALHRRFLNKSRPQNPFTPPVSVFYGLAESLRFLGGFGWGPWFSRTRRKARSFEAACEGMGLELFVGEQEFRSPVMTALEIPAGKERPVKQALEEMGITVAEGQGREGGTLRIAHYNPGGWPEVCLLAGGVFGAARKCGIDARDGFLEKALQTWNRGGKESC
- a CDS encoding histidine phosphatase family protein, which gives rise to MKRLFLVRHGETDWNREGRFQGKRDIPLNALGSRQARAVAEALLSASVDRVVSSPLSRAAQTARATASLLGMSLETHQGLSEIDHGLWEGHTAGEVENLWPGMLTLWHSSPGEVTMPEGESLQDVSGRAWMTFGEILAGSGNTVALFSHDAVLKVLLCRIFECPLSSFWRFRLGNGSITLLEETPRGLEVLVMGEACHLGSTWERAVQKGL
- a CDS encoding phosphoglycerate dehydrogenase, yielding MLKVLVTEKISEAGLDVLRQDPEVKLLVKTGLAREELLAEVADVDGMITRSGTPLDPEILEAAKKLRAAARAGVGLDNIDLAEASRRGVVVINAPTGNTLAATEHTMAMMLSLVRKIPQAFSSVTSGEWKRSRFLGRQLSGKKLLVIGLGRIGTQVAIRCRAFGMEASAYDPYVSPTKAERAGVRLMDDLKGALSLADVITLHVPLTAETRGMIARKAIKACRPGAYLVNCARGGLVDEAACAEALRSGQLAGAAVDVFDGEPPTADNPLMAEDIRERVILTPHIGANTEEAQSAVAVIACSNLLAALKGKPCENAVNLPFVEQSLSEGTRAFLSLARKLGFLAAHLSRDPAVLLKVSLRGPLFSPADEPVCFEIPYHFSPFTVAGLKGYLEYSHGPEVNYMSAPLLAEDKGIGIEEIRTAPGTWRNQVELELLSPGSGEGISVAGTITEEGRQRVVNIGGYWIEFIPEGTVLLFSNHDRPGVIGKVGTLLGKAGTNIANFALGRRNGSGLAVGALQIDDDVPLRVLEELKKDVDLLWAVKVRFTEDL